The genome window CGCTCCCACAGTCGCTCCACCATGAAACCGAGGATAACATATTCTTTGCCGGTTTTGCCGTCGCTTAGTTTTTGTTTACTAAAATAATAAGCTTCCAATCCGGCCTTCCATTTTTCCTCTACTTCATAAAACAACACAGAGTTAATCCTGTGTTTGGGCGTCAGGAAATTCTGCTGATGACGGCCGTTTTCTGAAATTCTGGCATCCGTATAAGTGTAGCCAAGAAATAGTTTGAAGTCGCTGTAACCCAGTTTCAAATTGGTTTCCGTTCCACGCGTGTCGATGTGCCCGTTAATGTTCTGAAACAGATATCCTCCGTCGCGGTCCGGTTTCAGAATCAGGGGCTTGTTGATGTAAGTATAAAAGAACAACTGGTTAACGCTCAGGCTCAGTTGGTCATTAAATAGCATGGTCTGATAATTCAGATCCCAGTTTCCGCCATAGCTGTGTTCGAGGCGGTTTCTGTCTTTATCAATTCCTGAAACCCGCTGATACTGAATCCGCTCGCTCTCTTCCGTGAAAATTGTGGGCGCTTTATAGCCCATGCCGCCACCGATCCGGGAAGTAAAGGCAGGCGAAAATTTCAGTAATGCCGAAATCCTGGGCAGAAAAGCCAGGCCGTAATCCATCACATAATCGGCACGCAAACCGGTTTCCACATGCATCCATTCAGCTGCTTTCCAGGTATTTTGTGCGAATGCGCCGAATGTGTTGAGGTTATAGTCGCGTTTTGGAGCATTAACAGGCATCTTTTCCTTGAACTGGTCCGTCCACAAATTGGCTCCCGCGATCCATTCCAGTTTTTCACCATGATTGGCATAGGACGCTTCCGTGAATGTCGAATATTGCGTTCCGTCAAATGTGTACCCGGGCGTCGTAAGCTTTCTGTTGAAATAGCTGACGCTGTTTTTCACGATAAAGTGCTCATGGTTTCCAAAGATGTGATCGAACAAAAACTGCGTGCTGATGCGCTCCGTTTTGTTCTTTTCGAAATAGGTGTGACCCGGCTCGTTTTGGTTTTTAATCAAATGCATATCCCCGCCAATCCGATTTTCAAATGCCGTGTTCACGCTCAGACTGATCGTTGTGTTCTGATTGGGATACACAAAAAAACGTGGATTGAATGTAAAACGCTCAAATTTCGGAATGGCTGAGAGGTCATTTCCGGAAGGGTCATAGGCTGCATTGCGATTATGCGCAGCGAAGATGGTGGCACCCGTTTTCCCAAATTTTTTGGAATAAAAACCATTGGCGTCAAAGCCGCCTGCGCTTGTCCCATTCAAATG of Dyadobacter chenhuakuii contains these proteins:
- a CDS encoding TonB-dependent receptor plug domain-containing protein; amino-acid sequence: MQKFFLLVLVVLYAGRIQAQDKTDTTSVYQTDKTQEMEEVTISSTRSSRTIRDIPTRVEFIAGEELDEKANMKPGDIRMVLSESTGIQVQTTSATSANASIRIQGLDGRYTQILKDGFPLYSGASSGLGLLQIPPLDLKQVEVIKGAASTLYGGGAIAGLVNLISKTPRDEQELRFHLNGTSAGGFDANGFYSKKFGKTGATIFAAHNRNAAYDPSGNDLSAIPKFERFTFNPRFFVYPNQNTTISLSVNTAFENRIGGDMHLIKNQNEPGHTYFEKNKTERISTQFLFDHIFGNHEHFIVKNSVSYFNRKLTTPGYTFDGTQYSTFTEASYANHGEKLEWIAGANLWTDQFKEKMPVNAPKRDYNLNTFGAFAQNTWKAAEWMHVETGLRADYVMDYGLAFLPRISALLKFSPAFTSRIGGGMGYKAPTIFTEESERIQYQRVSGIDKDRNRLEHSYGGNWDLNYQTMLFNDQLSLSVNQLFFYTYINKPLILKPDRDGGYLFQNINGHIDTRGTETNLKLGYSDFKLFLGYTYTDARISENGRHQQNFLTPKHRINSVLFYEVEEKWKAGLEAYYFSKQKLSDGKTGKEYVILGFMVERLWERFSIYINFENFLDARQTRFDSINSGSITNPVFRDIYAPLDGFVFNGGIKINL